Genomic window (Ostrinia nubilalis chromosome 23, ilOstNubi1.1, whole genome shotgun sequence):
aattatgtgttGAATAATTAGCAAGAACAGGTTttcgataaataaatattatgtcattACTTCTGACTAAGAGACAGCAGTTAATTTCAAGTAGGTAGCATGATGCAACTGTAAATTTTTATCAGTCTTGAATAAAATGTATGGAAAAGCATTAGTCACAGCAAAAACCAATTCATTTGTGTGATTATGCTCAATAATGAAATACCAGTGTTATTATTAGGTCTTATAACCATAATCTTTGTTAATGAGCTATGAGGTCATTGTCAGATACATTTCATCCGTACAAAATGTTATCTGCTTTGTTTTGTTGCTTATCACGCTGCACATACAATAGACCGATTGACTTTGATAAAGATGTTAATTACATAAACATTGGGCTTTTTCCTTTGTCTTGCCATTCTAATAAAAGTTGTTTGGTGTTGCCATCCATGAAATAATTTCTTGAATtgaagaataatttattttgcttCATTTGCTTACACACCATCAACGCCATCTTGAATATTCTCTCTTACTCACTCTTCCGTCATAGGAACTGCATAAGCTTTATTTTGTATTGTTAGACGAAATATTTAGATTTCTAGCCTCAAAATAAGCTGTGCTTGTATTATGGCGACTAGATTTGATTCTAATCTAGATACGATGCTCTTGCAAATCTTTCTAATATTTGCACGTCGTGCGATTCGAACCTTCGGCTTTTGAAGAAGCACGCTACGCGTCCACTCAGCTGTTAGCCCAAAATTCAAGGGCAGTATTAGTCCTAAGTTAGTGTGTTATTTGGACGACTTAACAGTAATAGTCTTATACCTTCCAAAATCTTATCCATTCTTAGGAATCAAGTAGGTacctgccttatgctttgactATACAAAGTCAAAGATATCTTCACAGACAAGTCCCCTCGTATGCATAAACGCTAACCGTCGAGTGCACTTTGATTGCACAAGTGCTTTATCATTGGCCCTCTGTAGATCTAGATTGGCACAATAGGCTCGAACATGCGTTATGTATGTACAGAGCACATGAGACTATACACTTTAGTTGCAAAATCGCCCCTATTACGTTCAAATAAGATGCCACtatttaccttgatgtgcctTCGTCATTAACCGTTTATCTGAAGTGACGACTGGCGACTGGTTTGAACTTGTAAACTTTATCTCTTGACGTGTGAGGTAATAAATTATACCggttagttatttattattattagtgatATGTTTCTATGTTCAGCTTTTTCCCGCGctttattttggtttaagtaTTAAAGGATTGAAAGAAAAAGCCATAACCATCTTAAACGGCTCATTCGAATGACGGCTTTAAGTGCCCTGCTTAGTATGAAACCCCCTATTTTAAATCTGCTTAGTCTTAGATAATAGAGAAGAGGACTAAGCAAATTTGTGAAACAGTGTACAAACAAACACTGACAAtcctaatcccaactaatattataaatgcgaaagtaactctgtctgtctgtctgtctgtctgttacgctttcccgcttaaacctcgcaaccgattttgatgaaatttggcatagagatagtttgagtcccgggaaagaacataggatagtttttatcccggtttttgaaacagggacgcgcgcgataaagtttttctgtgacagacaaaattccacgcgggcgaagccgcgggcggaataTCCAATATAAgagtagggtaagtgcgctagttttcgtccaattatcggagttgccaactttgtgatgcaaaataaatatcttaaaataccctaactcatatgtatcatatgtcattttagtccttatatagtctactttacgttaatattatatgaaaataagtaaataccacgggtttttttataaaaaatattttatgcaaaagaggcgatttcactagttttcgtccaaaaaaatcagttttcgtcctagtgtacgctagttttcgaccactgtgtagaaaaaagggtgcagttgaattattaacttaaaaccaattctacaatacagtaaccatggattgtggtatatcatttgaaaggtaattttgttagctttcaaacgatatcaaaaagatttaaataagtttcttacctaaatttaggaaaatatttcaataggtcgaaggacaaatggacgaaaactaatctacaggaatagctaattttggttttcgtccaccccagtgcttgctcatgacgtcatggacgaaaacacaacaacgtttaaagctgttttttgttttcgtccacatctttttaacggtttttatgggtttatcactgttaaaaagtggacgtaaactaaaatgtttaatgtaatagcaataaagatcatattggaagaaaaaacattgtattttgtaggtccattgaagtaaaataattattaaaaatattaactaggtgtcagggtttccgtccacgtggacgaaaaccaaaatcttgcaaaattgttatgctagtattagtccacttaattatctaagatttctgtacaaaaactttaataaacccttaaaatagtgtttattatgctaataattagacatacgtgccaaaaacattacgtaaagtagctaaaaaagtaattaaacataccatgaaagttccctaccggcacgttttttttctaacttgacgacgttttccattcacctgtgtgcagcagcaacttccgtagatttttttggagttattacttgtcaaattacattttcatgcaggcagaactgttacttagatattatagattgtaacaagtccaaacttgcacggaaagttaggtttgtattctaattttccgtatttgtttgtggcaagtcggtcaaatggacgaaaacaggagctggacggaaaaccggcgcaattaccctacatTCTGCAGTtcctaattttttttgcaaaaccgGAACTGCTCATTGCCAGTAAGAAGTCTTTATTTTGCGATTCTACAGAAATATGTGGGCTTTCTTTGGCTTTGGATTGAATTGTACAATGAGTTTTAAACATTCTAAGGCTCTACCAAGGTCGTTCTCGCTCAAGCATGACAGCTACTAAGGGTGATAAAcccaaaaacaattaaattcttTTTGTAGACTTCTTCTTTGAATGTATCGATCTGTCTTAGAAAACAAAATGCAACCGGctgtttgatatttttaaaacaagtatGCCGATGACGTCACCGTGATTACGCTGCGCCAGCGCATTTGTGACGAAAACGGACCTAGAATTACGTATCGGCTTACACGGTACCGATTGGATACGCCATTTTTTAGCATCATTATTGGGAATTTTGCGATTAAAATTGTGACATAATCACAGCGTTGGTTAAATGACTGTCTTTTTCGACAACCGGAGATCCCCGTTGATAAAAGATCAATAACTTTAGCTTTAAAGCCACCCGCATcttatggcgcaagtacactatgcgggaaagtGGCCGAGACGTAATAGTGTGAACATCATCTCGATTACTTTCTCCTTACCCGagcgtcgcccatacttcggtgtgcgaTCTAGCGCTTCATCTCGATCaattttccgcatagtgtaccTGCACCATTAAAGTGGAAATTCGCGCGGTTTAAAAGTTATGCGCATCTATTATGATAAGTATAGTATAAGGTGATAAGGGCGACCGGAACTACAAACTAAATGGGACCAATATAAACTTAATTGAGGTTTTTTTTTCCAATTGGAAAGTTGCAATATTCCCTGAACAAAACTTCTTAATTTCTTTCGTCTTTTTTTCTCCAAGTTTTTCCGTTAAGCAGTAACTGCCTGTGACCGACCGACAGACAAGATGACCTTTGGGTTCCATTCACAGGTGGAATTTTTCAGCAAATCTATGATGTAGAATACCTTCCAACTGACATGACATTACCTAAGTTAATTGTACCTAAAATGGATTtcgtttatttgtgtttaaaagCCGGTTCCGGCAGAGTTTAATAGAACGACCCCCACTCTTCCTGTGGATGTCGTAAAGTAATAGACTACCAAGGTACCCATATGGGAACATGAGACCTCAACTTGCTTGGCCTCTTTAGAGGTCCattcaaatgtttcatttgtCTCTGGGAAATAAGAGAACTCCTGCAGTGACTATACCTGATGGAAATTAGGTTTTGATACTTCCCTGATACCCTGGAAATGCAATTTATATGGCAACCCTATCCACTCACGTGGCTTCCTAAACTCCTGACGCATTCATTGCCAGATCCCAGTGTGTGTAATGcatccagagccccgattacggtaacttttaacgtttccaatccaggcgcgcttctgattctgcgatacgattggtcaaaacagctgacgtacgctgttgaacgaccaatcgtatcgcagaattgagaagcgtgtctggattggagacgttaaaaattaccgtaatcggggctctggtttTAAATTGCTAATATGGACGCGCGTCAGTACTGCATTGATTTGATTGACACTGGGTACTCTTGAATAAGTGAACTGTTTCAGTTTTGTGAAGTGTGGTCATATTGCAACTTAAAAACGGTTGAGAGAAAAGGTGTTGTGGTCTATTAATTCTGAATTCATGAGTTCTTTGATAATAAGTAATATCAATTGTATTGAATTCGGAGCTAGACTTCCCAAAAAGTTACCAGCACATCCTGTAATATTTCTCAATTAATTTTGCACTATATACTTAAAGTAATTATGAATTCTGTCAGATTATAATGTGacgtagttagattacaatctaagcctaggcgcaaacTACCGATTTTTGTGGGCCGATAGTTAGGTCGGgtagttaatcagtatggagtatggacatgtatgaaagtgcgcacacaccgattcttcatacaaattaaaatcgggcccaattatcggccaacttaggcccagaacagacggtgaaacgcaactgcaactgctagttacttttgagttgcatctaagtttctgccatagcgtccgttgagagaccatacacacatgacgcgaccagtttgaaactttcagtttcattcatcagaatcatcagttaggcgggcgacagatttaatcattgtatgctagtacctcagtttgtatagaaaacatgcgcggcacttcacactgacaacgcgtccgcgagcgtgattttttatatgaaaatcacgcgctccgcggcggagcgcggcgcagtgtgataaccgcctaagttgcagtttcgttgcagttgcgtttcgcCGTCTGTTCTGGGattaaaagtcggtggtctgcgcttaggcttaCCTAAACCACAGTTATATTATAAATTGACGGAGTTTACAATTTTACCActaattttattacaacttgTCTTTTTTGTTCCAGCTGCTTGTAAATAGAGGCTGTAAATataattatagcaagtaaagatGAGTTTGGGTGCACGCGCCACCAAGGGTGGTGCGAAGGCAGGCAAGGAGGGCAAGCACGCGCCAGAGAAAGGCAAGGGCACAGACAAACCACAGCCCAAGGAGAAGGTCAAGCCACAGGTCAGTCTATTATTCAATGATCAATCTAACTAACACCtgatttccaccaaggcggagcggaacAGAGAAGTGTTtggaataaccaatcagatatCATTATTTTCACATCTCtctgctccgctttggtggaaggAAATGGATCGCGTGGAGAAGAGAGCGTGGTCTCATTTTTCTATAGaaatagcggccgcccgcgacttcgtacgcgtgaatcccgttttacccccaggagtttgatttgatttgatttttttcaaaatcccgtcttaatgagcacctacgttctaaaaggaacccccatgcaaaatttgagactcctagcactagtttctgagatttcgtgatgagtgagtgagtcagtcggTGATCTTTTGcttttaggcctcagcctcgaaattagcgggcagcggcgcgggagcggggcgggcaacgcagacccgttctcgaaacaagcgggcagctcgcgcggcgctttagcggcgaagtgttgtgttcggggttgtgttgtcgagatatttgtttttattcgcaaacgaaatgtctgaacaacggcgacaattttatttcgattcaaatttattcctaacgctcgatttattgtgggcaaaagaaggagtgcgctgcccgctcgttgcccgctcccgcgctcCCACGCCGCTGTGTTAGAGAACCGGTctccaagtcgagcaaaaaagcggcacggccgtaccatccttttctcgaagcaattcaggccattttcgaccgcctgtaacttcgttgtggataaaactagaaggctgaattttcattagctatgcaggcattgtaaaaacacggtatatttaaaatttcattcaatttgaaccagtagtttaagaattataacgggtcaaagttacttaattttgtcactcactgactcactgactgactcaccgatcatcaaaactctaaggcacttctagcagacctagaagcttcaaatttggaatataagtagtgtttggtgtatgaatcaaggaaaaactaaaatatttgggggttgcatgaaaacacgtgtaaattaaattatttagtgcgatggccaagtcaataatttatgtaaaacgttaaagatttcctggcctggacttggtattacatggatctcacaactttttaccgtagaacaactgagttgcgagacttggtttttttgacaagtattgtttttgatgggtttgattttacgcataagatcctgacgctcccgcgccgctaccgccgccaccccgctgcccgctaaattcgaggctgaggccttatagatatagatttgaCAGCGGTGGCGGTGCGGCGTGGAGCGGAACAGAGCGGTGCGGAGTGTGTTTTTCTTTCATTGACAGCAATAAGACTGACAGAACTAGTCATAGGAGTGAATATTGCTTATCAACACGATCCGTTTGTTTCCCAGGCAACCACAGAACAGCTCCGGATGGCTCACATGATAGACCGTAAAAGCGAAGACGCTTCCGACGTCCGCAGAATGGTGAGTGTGTTTGCATTTTGTACTTTATTTTTTGGATAGTAAAGCTAGTTATTCGTCACTGCTCGGTTAGTATTATTAACTGACTTGATGAAGGTGGTGGTGCCAGAAAAAAGGTACTTTATAAactttttttgcataaaagacaggttcagaggtggaattgtgtaaagcaatagttatcatttgacagttcataacgtacgattattctgtcaaacgcttagtttaactgactttatcgtacgttatgaactgtcaaatgattacgattactttacaaaattccacctctgaaagaactgattctttctttctttccttatCCCTGGGCCATACACATCGCGATAACCCAAAGATCCGCGCTAAAGCGATGTGTGTAGCCAAGTATTCGcgtatattcaaattcaaatattttagtcAGTACATAGGTCCTTTCccgggcacttatacacgtcccaaatatacatagcttgccctaccaccacttcgggacaacatatggactggtgctgagaagaagtggcggaagaaactcagtcacctttgtcagcctctttttcaataaaatacagtaatttataGTTTACATGGCACGCAATAAGTGCGAACTAGGCAGGTAAAATCCACACACTCTTGTCATTTAAATAATCGTTTACTTTATAGTATCCTTTTTTCATAAGGACTTTCTTAACCTGtattttgaatttatgaataggtAGTTCTATAAGAGATTGtggtatttttataaataaaataaatatacttcGGTGCTTTTAGTCGCTAGACTTCGCTGTCACTGTGAAATCAATGTCGCCTAAAGTCCAGGGGTTAGAATAACAGGAATTACAAAGTGAACGTTAGAATACACAACTGGCACGTCAAATAAACAGTTGATCCACAATATTCgtacttatttaatttcaaataacgATTGATGTACTGTTTCTTGTGTACTATCTCTGTATAATGAGAACATTACTCAATCCGCCACTCCATAACGACCTGTGGCGCGCACAATGTACATGAATGTGTTAATGTGGGAACATCAGACAATAGGGGTCTCTCCGATCGCTACTCGATTGTGGAAGGACCATTACGGAGAAATGACCCGTTAATGTTGTGTATTTCACACACGGCTCTGGTAGGAAGTGGGACATTCTGTTTTGATTGTAACCTTAGTGAAAATTTGCATTAAATTGCAGTTAAAATTTGTAAGCAGCAAGTGTTAAGAAGTGCTATTGCCATCTACATTTACATTCATGTAGCTAAAGACAGGATGATGTTTTTATCATAGAGTGGCATCTTCTAGTCTTCTTCTATCATTTGGTCAGACTTAATAAGCACTTAAAGTTCCTGTCCTATAGGGCACTTTCGCTTTTGTTAGAAGCCCTGCTTATAAGCAGGGCCTTCAAAGTATGGAATCATATCCATTTATTTCACATGTAATGTAAGCTTGCAGTAAGGGCCTTGCCGGACTGGAGGATTGCAAGTGTTTTCTGTGGGGAGCAACGCCGCGGCATTTTGCAAGCATTTTGGCGACCGAAGTGTGCCCGCCgctccgcttgcaatccgccagtgtggcaaggcccttACTGATTTCAAATCGTTATTTACTTGCGCCCTGAGATACCGTagcacagtgttttattttggcttagaagcggacatccctgttttattaattcagtcgttagatattactattatgtataaaattacgggataggcaagtaatattttcaggtattatagataattatatcatgcatcaatataaagtaagaatagatgccaattttctaggacaaaggagaaaaaaatgttttctgaaaatcataaattattaaataaattcctaaactactgcagcaataaccatttatttttgcattaaggtagacgttatagtgataggtaaatttatttacaaaattctgatttattgtaatttttttagaaaatatgcttctaaaactgtttttttataaaatcacaaaatcgaatatttcttcgaaactaagcaaatacaactactagttctttcatctattttatacataatagtaatatctaacgattgaattaataaaacagggatgtccgcttctaaggccAAATAAAAGACTGTGCGTAGACGTTGCAAGAATCTTCATCACGCATTTCTTAAACCCCACattaatttgaactttatgccATTAAGATACGGTTGAAAACTATTTATCCTTCGTGCCAGGTCCTTGAGCTGATGGAGATGACGTGTCGCACGGAGGAGGAGGTGTGCTCGGCGCTGCACGACTCCGACAACGACATGGTGGCCGCCTGCAACCTGCTGCTCGAGGAGAGCCCCAGGATACAGGTATAaaggcaatgggcagggcacatagtacgcagaactgacggccgatggggcagcaaggttctggagtggtggccgcgacaaggtggaccgatgacatcataaaggtagcaggaaggcgctggacgctggccgctaccaaccgggcaacatggaaagcattgggggaggcctatgttcagcagtggacgtcctatggctgagatgatgatgatgagctctGCCCGCGCAGACATAGAGGCGATTGTAGCGTGCCGCACAGAGCAGACATAGAGGCAATAACAGCGTGAAATAGCTATCTATGGAACTGCCTTCATAGAGTGATCATGATAAGAGATTTACAGGACGTTTGACCCGAGTATTAGGCATATCCTCGAAGAAATTATTTTTCACATTGGAAACGATAAGCAGCCCACAAAGGGTTTTGAATTGGGCGCGATTAGAGTGAGAACTGATTCGATGAACGACCAACTCCAGTTTTGATATCCTGGTGAAATCAAACCGAGAATCACAAGAGCGGGAAACGTTAGTTTAGATAAGCGTCTTTTGATGAGCTTGCCTTGAGTGAGAGGTCCGTAAGCATAGAGGTGTACGAGTCATACAGTATGACCACCTTTCAGTATCTAGAAAACGCAGATTAATGAAGAATGTATACCAAAGTCGTCTTCCCACAGAAGATCAAAAgatctaatttattaatttatcatatTGTTCCAGGGCGAGTGGCAGACCAgcgagaaaaagaaaaagaaaccaCCCGCTGCCGGCAACGGGGAGCTCGAAACACGCGCGCGCGCGCCCAACAACAGACCTCGTGAGTCACTATTCATTACACCACTTGAATATTTGTAATTACTCTGTGAACATTTTACCTATCAAactttgtttcagccaaattcaGTTTTCTCGCAATTTGAAAAACCTGAGTTACTAATTGTAATggtaagaaggctcaaggtcacccaaagggcgatggagcgggctatgctcggagttttcctgcgtgatcgaatcagaaatgaggagatccgcaggagaaccaaagtaaccgacatagctcgcagaattgctaaaatttgGATAATATGGATATTGTCTGTCCGTCTGACACGTGCAAATAAATGTGGCTATGTAGGGACCAGGAGTCAATAAATGAAAGATGTTATTTCTACGATACTAATATAATTAAGTGCTACAATATAAGAGTGAAAAGGAAGAATTTAATATCTAAGCCATTTAAAGGACTGAAGTCTGAATCGGATAGATGTGTCCGTTTCCACCATCAATctcttatttttaagtgacctctgtGGTAacacaaagaaagaaagatacatttattacaatggacatcacacaaatacaggcaattacatagacatgacagtggcacataataatggaagaagaaaaaattaaaaacaagtaaactgagcagtgccaacccattcaccaacaagatgcccactgcaacgggaccccactcagcataataatatgccgtggcccacggtgacgaaggccaagGCGCTGGTTTttagtgtgccccatgccgagtgagacaATTGACATTTTGTTGCTTTGTAACTTTGTTACATATTATGTAACAATGTTGGTAGACATAGAATAAAaataggggttacttaaaaaatattggGTACTAGCTTTTTGTcgtcatagaaaaactttatcgcgcgcgtctctgtttcaaaaatcgggataaaaaaTATCCTATGTCTTTTCCCTGGATTCGAaagtatctctatgccaaatttcatcaaaatcggttcagtggtttaggcgtgaaagagagacagacagacacgagttactttcgtatttataatattagtatagatgatggtgaaaacgggcattaggcgGGTTTTAAAATCGCGCTGACCgttcgctgatcgtcggcgctgacagatcaatatgtatgtaatgagggctatcgtttttatactcaacagttggcacccctggcgattgacaggactctacagtggcgccatcttgatgagtgcaaatgcgatagtcctcctaccactttcgcgctcaccagttggcgccactgtcttcgttactagcaagtgacaggaccttactctacagtggcgccaactggtgagcgctaaaacgatagccctcattgaaggGAGCgatcctgagtgacgctgatcgctcggcgccgatgCTTCATACGTGCGTGCGTCA
Coding sequences:
- the LOC135083175 gene encoding protein lingerer-like, translating into MSLGARATKGGAKAGKEGKHAPEKGKGTDKPQPKEKVKPQATTEQLRMAHMIDRKSEDASDVRRMVLELMEMTCRTEEEVCSALHDSDNDMVAACNLLLEESPRIQGEWQTSEKKKKKPPAAGNGELETRARAPNNRPRRGEGEGGRGGGAAGATRGGRGGVGRGGGAGRGRGRGRGRGAARGQRPRPDHDTWPDTGPAGVYRPDSGRGPAGNNLGDTFPATEDWDNEEWAGSIDSKEDWDTPETNGPTESHIGTYTYHNTHHHHSLIDVSTRE